A genomic window from Sulfurospirillum multivorans DSM 12446 includes:
- a CDS encoding TonB-dependent receptor domain-containing protein: protein MSDSRVLSGGKPINYQQNIGKATSYGLETEINLYMSDSLTLFVNPTYSHFTYDDEITYLGATMATKDNQIVDTPKWMARTGLIYKVGPFEIIPMARYLGERYGDATNNNKVDACWLFDGQIVYTQKNFYDKAKLKVALEINNIFDKEYISVINASDDTMDGAASYYQGAPRTVMLTMGVHF from the coding sequence ATTTCCGATAGCAGAGTACTCTCAGGCGGTAAGCCTATCAATTACCAACAAAATATTGGGAAAGCGACCAGTTATGGACTAGAGACAGAGATCAATCTTTATATGAGTGATTCCCTAACCCTCTTTGTCAATCCAACCTACAGCCACTTTACCTACGATGACGAGATCACGTACCTAGGCGCTACCATGGCTACCAAAGATAATCAGATCGTAGATACGCCTAAATGGATGGCGCGCACGGGTCTTATCTATAAAGTAGGTCCTTTTGAGATCATTCCAATGGCGCGCTATTTGGGTGAACGGTATGGGGATGCTACTAACAATAATAAAGTAGATGCGTGTTGGTTATTTGATGGGCAAATTGTCTATACGCAAAAGAATTTTTACGACAAAGCAAAACTTAAAGTGGCACTTGAAATCAATAATATTTTTGATAAGGAGTATATTTCAGTGATTAATGCTTCGGACGATACAATGGATGGCGCAGCCAGTTATTACCAAGGTGCTCCGCGCACCGTTATGTTAACAATGGGGGTACATTTCTAA
- a CDS encoding TonB-dependent receptor domain-containing protein produces the protein MIYFQKTSLSPYVAIGLLAVSLHAVELEKIEVEADRLITPTMQANETVYTGSEVTQKGMELQGTKATTNVYEAIGLLPGISVETPDSSGLAIEQSSVRVRGVKSSMGALSVEGVPNYGGNPIGPRDYLYDMENMESISIYKGGVPADIGTGVGSRGGAITLHPRWAEKEFGFDVSQSIGSNDYTKSYFRLDSGILNESGTRFSGSLSYAEADKFRGEGELGPRVNGNVSLVQPVGDKATIKLWYNHNDQEQHLYRPLTYSQISNGNLSSNYKTDYNSALSGVASKDIYYYDYNKGTYKNDDFLSVITYHIDDTFALNLKPYYSSEDTQIYQGVTSNGGRIQKRTRDIERYGILSEVEATFGDMKAVLGYHYENSSMDISTQNYAITSSGLSYRGYGVVGTSGTTYINTPYMKVSGKQGDFNWQGGVKYFKFEDSESLGYTTNSTTYALERASDLDRDATDYTIVLPTIGASYDMDEAWQLYANYGKNFIRPYSYMPLMNTYNTYRTQFQAAGVTAQDLFDGYGIEKSDNFDVGIRYKADLFEISQHSFMANTKTF, from the coding sequence GTGATCTATTTTCAAAAAACATCGCTTTCGCCTTACGTAGCAATCGGTTTACTAGCCGTGTCTCTTCACGCTGTTGAGCTTGAAAAAATTGAAGTTGAGGCGGACAGGTTGATAACGCCAACGATGCAGGCGAACGAAACGGTCTACACGGGCAGCGAAGTCACCCAAAAAGGTATGGAGCTCCAAGGAACAAAAGCGACCACAAACGTCTATGAAGCGATTGGTCTTTTGCCAGGTATCAGTGTCGAAACACCCGATAGCAGTGGACTTGCCATTGAGCAAAGTAGCGTGCGCGTGCGAGGAGTTAAAAGCTCTATGGGAGCACTCAGCGTTGAAGGTGTGCCCAATTATGGTGGCAATCCCATAGGCCCTAGGGATTATCTTTACGATATGGAAAATATGGAATCGATCTCCATCTACAAAGGGGGCGTTCCTGCAGATATTGGCACGGGCGTTGGCTCTCGTGGCGGGGCTATTACGTTGCATCCAAGATGGGCGGAAAAAGAGTTTGGATTTGATGTCAGCCAAAGCATCGGCAGTAATGATTACACCAAAAGCTATTTTAGGCTTGATAGTGGCATACTCAATGAAAGTGGTACACGTTTTTCGGGCTCTCTCTCTTACGCTGAGGCGGATAAATTTCGAGGGGAGGGCGAACTAGGACCTCGTGTCAATGGAAATGTCTCCCTTGTTCAACCCGTAGGCGATAAAGCAACGATTAAACTCTGGTACAACCACAATGATCAAGAACAACATCTCTATCGCCCCCTCACCTATAGCCAAATCAGTAACGGCAATCTCTCCTCAAACTACAAAACAGATTATAATAGCGCATTAAGCGGTGTCGCTTCCAAGGATATTTACTATTACGATTACAATAAAGGAACCTATAAAAACGATGATTTTTTATCGGTTATAACATACCACATTGACGACACGTTTGCCCTTAATCTCAAACCGTACTACTCCTCCGAAGATACGCAAATTTATCAAGGGGTGACCTCCAATGGAGGCCGCATTCAAAAACGTACACGCGATATAGAGCGCTATGGTATTTTAAGTGAAGTTGAGGCTACGTTTGGCGATATGAAAGCGGTTTTAGGCTACCACTATGAAAACTCATCCATGGACATCTCCACCCAAAACTATGCCATCACAAGCTCAGGTCTTTCGTATCGTGGTTATGGCGTTGTGGGAACATCAGGAACGACGTACATTAACACGCCGTATATGAAAGTCTCAGGAAAACAGGGAGATTTTAACTGGCAAGGTGGGGTAAAATACTTCAAATTTGAAGATTCAGAGAGCTTAGGCTACACAACTAACAGCACAACGTATGCGTTAGAGCGTGCTTCTGATTTGGATCGGGATGCAACGGATTATACCATTGTCCTTCCAACGATTGGAGCCTCTTACGATATGGATGAAGCATGGCAACTCTATGCAAATTATGGCAAAAATTTTATTCGTCCTTACTCTTATATGCCCCTTATGAACACCTACAATACCTACAGAACACAGTTTCAAGCAGCAGGTGTAACTGCGCAAGACCTGTTTGATGGTTATGGCATTGAAAAATCCGATAACTTTGATGTAGGAATTCGTTACAAAGCAGATCTCTTTGAGATCTCCCAACACTCTTTTATGGCAAACACAAAGACCTTTTAA
- a CDS encoding ABC transporter ATP-binding protein translates to MNLCINHLHFQVKKRHLLENITLQAFPNEVLGLIGPNGAGKSTLLKHVAGILRSPASSITLGALDLSSLDAKALASHIAYLSQFNTPSHATVLEVLELGRRVYSGMRLSKSDKEKIETIVEHFELAPLLEEEIETLSGGERQKVLIASALLQEPKILLLDEPISHLDPKNQLEMLSAVRHVTREKGLITLIVLHDIQHAIHYTDALVLLKQGKILHHVPTKTLSESMIQELFDVEASLHVKEGHTFVYYGHAHDETPHKHAHTFTIAKNNQ, encoded by the coding sequence ATGAATCTTTGCATCAACCATCTTCATTTTCAGGTTAAAAAACGCCATCTGCTTGAGAACATCACCCTTCAAGCATTTCCCAATGAAGTTTTGGGACTCATCGGACCAAACGGTGCAGGTAAAAGCACCCTGTTAAAACATGTTGCAGGTATTTTACGAAGCCCTGCTTCAAGCATCACACTAGGCGCGTTAGATCTTAGCAGTCTGGATGCCAAAGCATTGGCTTCGCATATTGCGTATCTTTCACAATTTAACACCCCTTCTCATGCAACGGTTTTAGAGGTGTTAGAGCTTGGAAGGAGGGTTTACAGTGGTATGCGACTCAGCAAGAGCGATAAAGAAAAAATTGAAACCATCGTTGAGCACTTTGAACTCGCACCTCTTTTGGAAGAGGAAATTGAGACACTCAGCGGAGGAGAAAGACAAAAAGTATTGATCGCAAGTGCACTGTTGCAAGAGCCCAAAATTCTCCTCTTAGATGAGCCCATCTCCCATCTTGATCCTAAAAATCAGCTTGAAATGCTCTCCGCCGTGCGCCATGTGACCCGTGAAAAAGGGTTGATAACTCTTATTGTGTTGCATGACATCCAACATGCGATCCACTACACCGATGCGCTGGTGCTGCTCAAACAGGGAAAGATTCTGCATCATGTCCCCACCAAAACTCTGAGTGAATCGATGATTCAAGAGCTTTTTGATGTCGAAGCAAGCTTACATGTAAAAGAGGGACACACCTTTGTCTATTATGGGCATGCGCACGATGAGACGCCCCACAAGCACGCACATACCTTTACAATCGCTAAGAATAATCAATAA
- a CDS encoding FecCD family ABC transporter permease → MSVHKAYRARTRKRLLLGSFLLMGIIVLTWATLISGAGHLVLADTARLFTLGSTSDSFSMIVISIRLPRALAAILVGMLLGLSGATMQGILRNPLASPFTLGISQAAGFGATFAIIVCHPESFTNPLMAKFNIVLFAFGASMLCTLMIVWIGKKVGMSPSSLILAGVGLGSLFHAGTMFLQYFTTEINAAATLFWTFGDLSKATTLNLWLMSAILLPSLLFLGMVHWKFDALAFGDESAFNKGVNARSFRPLVLLLSALCTAIAVAFFGIIGFIGLIAPHMVRLILGSAHSALIPLSALCGGFLLLGADLAARMLLYPSLLPVGILTSFIGAPLLLYLLVSQGKMR, encoded by the coding sequence ATGAGCGTACACAAAGCGTACCGCGCGCGAACCCGTAAACGCCTTCTTTTGGGAAGCTTCTTGCTTATGGGCATTATCGTGCTCACATGGGCAACGCTTATCAGTGGCGCGGGCCATCTTGTTTTAGCCGATACGGCTAGACTTTTCACACTGGGGTCTACGTCCGATAGCTTTTCGATGATCGTCATATCCATACGACTTCCACGAGCCTTAGCGGCTATCTTGGTTGGAATGCTTTTGGGACTTTCGGGTGCTACGATGCAAGGCATTTTACGCAATCCTCTTGCCTCGCCTTTTACCTTAGGCATCTCGCAAGCCGCTGGATTTGGGGCGACATTTGCCATCATTGTATGCCATCCAGAGAGTTTTACCAACCCATTAATGGCAAAATTTAATATCGTGCTATTTGCGTTTGGGGCAAGTATGCTCTGCACGCTGATGATCGTCTGGATCGGCAAAAAAGTGGGCATGAGCCCTAGTTCACTGATTTTAGCGGGTGTAGGTTTGGGCTCACTGTTTCATGCAGGAACAATGTTTTTACAGTATTTTACAACCGAAATTAACGCCGCCGCAACCCTGTTTTGGACGTTTGGAGATCTCAGCAAAGCAACCACGCTCAATCTTTGGCTGATGAGTGCGATTCTTTTACCATCGCTTCTTTTTTTAGGCATGGTGCATTGGAAATTTGACGCCCTTGCTTTTGGCGATGAAAGTGCCTTCAACAAAGGGGTCAATGCACGTTCTTTTCGCCCTTTAGTGCTTCTTCTCTCCGCACTCTGTACGGCTATTGCTGTGGCATTTTTTGGCATTATTGGCTTCATCGGTTTGATTGCTCCACATATGGTGCGTCTCATCCTTGGAAGCGCACATAGCGCGTTAATTCCGCTCTCGGCATTGTGCGGTGGATTTTTACTTTTGGGGGCAGATTTAGCAGCACGGATGCTTCTGTACCCTTCCTTACTGCCTGTGGGGATTCTTACCTCATTTATTGGAGCGCCCTTACTGCTTTACCTTCTTGTCAGCCAAGGAAAAATGCGATGA
- a CDS encoding ABC transporter substrate-binding protein — MEKIILCTLILLGSLCAQTYTDMLGRHVEVKSASKLVFLGPGALRLGVYLGLEERLVGIEKTENDASPLSPYRTFLGKEWIAKLPLVGPGGPGKMPDLEALIVLKPDLIITSFVDQNQIDLIASKTTIPILAVSYGASYGGSSQKNLEEIKASLLLLGEVTQTKARAQKLTAFMQNEEKGLSALKLSPKTLYVGGIGYKGVQGMTSTEANYPPFELLGLKNSVFANTDAKGHQFIELEALLKADPEIIFVDLFGKAKVEEEYAEKKPLFESLQAYQKGNVKEVIGYNYYSTNIENLFVIAWQVAHALGAPVDINSKAKEIFTTFYGEKADALLTKLPYHLNQP; from the coding sequence ATGGAAAAAATAATCCTTTGCACGCTCATCCTTCTAGGCAGCCTTTGTGCCCAAACTTATACCGATATGCTGGGGCGTCATGTTGAAGTCAAGAGCGCTTCCAAATTGGTTTTTTTAGGACCAGGCGCCTTGCGTTTGGGTGTTTATTTGGGGCTTGAAGAGCGTCTTGTCGGCATCGAAAAAACGGAAAATGATGCTTCACCTCTTTCTCCTTACCGTACATTCTTAGGCAAAGAATGGATCGCTAAACTACCCCTTGTAGGACCAGGAGGTCCTGGAAAAATGCCTGATCTTGAAGCGTTGATTGTTTTGAAACCTGATCTGATCATCACCTCATTCGTTGATCAAAATCAGATTGACCTCATTGCTTCTAAAACCACTATTCCCATTCTTGCGGTGAGTTATGGCGCCTCGTATGGAGGAAGCAGTCAAAAAAATCTTGAAGAGATTAAGGCATCACTGCTTTTACTAGGAGAGGTGACCCAAACCAAAGCGCGTGCCCAAAAATTAACTGCCTTTATGCAAAATGAAGAGAAAGGACTTTCGGCTTTGAAACTAAGCCCTAAAACACTCTACGTAGGAGGTATCGGCTACAAAGGAGTTCAGGGAATGACGAGTACGGAAGCCAATTATCCTCCTTTTGAACTGCTCGGACTGAAAAACAGTGTGTTTGCAAACACCGATGCCAAAGGTCACCAATTTATCGAATTAGAGGCTCTTCTAAAAGCTGATCCTGAGATTATTTTTGTTGATCTTTTTGGTAAAGCAAAAGTTGAAGAGGAGTATGCGGAGAAAAAGCCTCTTTTTGAGAGTCTTCAAGCGTATCAAAAAGGAAATGTCAAAGAGGTGATTGGGTACAACTACTACAGTACCAATATCGAAAATCTCTTTGTGATTGCATGGCAAGTAGCGCACGCCCTTGGAGCTCCTGTTGACATCAACAGCAAAGCAAAAGAGATTTTTACCACGTTTTACGGTGAAAAAGCAGACGCATTGCTTACCAAACTTCCTTACCATTTGAATCAACCATGA
- a CDS encoding class I SAM-dependent methyltransferase codes for MFTQASQPQMWDKKASQYGRFSHHENSFQKQILSKIAARGIHFHDKSVLDVGCGTGIYTLHIAQEALHVNALDFSGEMLALLNEDAKHEGLCSKLTLTCKTWEAFEAPETFEILFCSMSPALRNDADFQKFHDLAHEHCIYLGWAGKRESTLLDPIFQAHDLPLKAPPGAEPLKAWLHDQKIDYEREYIEEKRLHVKPYEEALASVLWHLEINQTLPQLERIQELLAPLNHNNTIAFETNIGVELISWKK; via the coding sequence ATGTTCACTCAAGCCTCTCAACCACAGATGTGGGATAAAAAAGCTTCGCAGTACGGACGCTTTTCACACCATGAAAACAGCTTTCAAAAGCAAATTCTCTCTAAAATAGCAGCACGCGGTATTCATTTTCATGACAAGAGCGTTTTAGATGTTGGCTGTGGCACAGGTATTTACACGCTTCATATCGCCCAAGAAGCGTTACATGTAAACGCGCTTGATTTCTCTGGTGAAATGCTCGCACTTTTAAACGAAGATGCCAAACACGAAGGACTTTGCTCCAAACTGACCCTTACATGTAAAACATGGGAAGCGTTTGAAGCGCCCGAAACATTTGAGATTCTTTTTTGTTCCATGTCACCTGCATTACGAAATGATGCGGATTTTCAAAAATTTCATGACCTCGCACACGAACACTGTATCTATCTTGGTTGGGCAGGAAAACGTGAGTCAACACTGTTAGATCCCATCTTTCAAGCACACGATTTACCCCTAAAAGCACCTCCAGGAGCCGAACCTCTCAAAGCATGGTTACACGATCAAAAAATTGATTATGAGCGCGAATACATCGAAGAGAAACGTTTACATGTAAAGCCTTATGAAGAAGCGCTTGCTTCTGTTTTATGGCACTTAGAGATCAACCAAACCCTTCCTCAATTAGAGCGCATTCAAGAGCTTTTAGCCCCGCTAAATCATAACAACACCATTGCGTTTGAAACCAATATAGGAGTAGAACTCATCTCATGGAAAAAATAA
- a CDS encoding methyl-accepting chemotaxis protein — MLQRYFLKISAVMILLSIALFLVTWRVSEPFWVALFAVISLCVLLIIFFKIIIQPLSNALELLSQFDARDKTVREGYQKKFLHVTEQNTLLSTLFPRIYTLVTLLTYLSENYSQSAGKNSIATAQLMYSIDAMSKKLEEKAHSIAEISNATQNIFEHVHLVSSNAQEASSFAKLSMKESQQSIAELNDIITRMKHINAQSADASSKVNDLKEKSITIHNVTTVIDDIADQTNLLALNAAIEAARAGEHGRGFAVVADEVRNLAERTSQSTSEVTLIIKQIQHDTNEVYTSIETLRQEIEQASHTVQHVGDEIKHFISNAEKIEHQIGTIAQSSDYNSEQLLDIKEMILKMREQLESGTQEMKAISGQTQAIILGSEEAHENLSAFAMDEYHEKMYQRCLNAKTRVEALFENAIESGKLTLEAIFDTRFKPIPNTNPQKYTTAYDAFTDQTFPDIVDTLMKENTQTLFYAVAMHTSGYISTHNARAPLTGNYEKDLFGNRSKRIFTDSGIRGANHEKRVLLQTYRRENGDVMHDISIPIYIKGRHWGGFRIGYKPKA; from the coding sequence ATGCTTCAACGTTACTTTCTTAAAATCAGCGCTGTTATGATTCTCTTAAGCATCGCACTTTTTCTTGTTACATGGCGTGTTTCAGAGCCTTTTTGGGTTGCACTCTTTGCAGTGATCTCTTTGTGTGTGCTTCTAATCATCTTCTTTAAAATCATCATTCAACCCCTTTCCAATGCCCTAGAACTCCTGTCTCAATTTGATGCAAGAGACAAAACCGTGCGCGAGGGCTACCAAAAAAAGTTTTTACATGTAACCGAACAGAACACGTTACTGAGCACACTTTTTCCTAGAATCTATACGCTTGTGACACTCTTAACCTATTTGAGTGAGAACTACTCACAAAGTGCGGGCAAAAATTCCATTGCAACGGCACAACTGATGTATTCAATCGACGCTATGTCGAAGAAGCTTGAAGAAAAAGCACACTCCATTGCAGAAATTTCAAACGCAACTCAAAACATTTTTGAACACGTGCATTTAGTCAGCTCTAACGCGCAAGAAGCCTCTTCATTTGCCAAGCTTTCCATGAAAGAGAGCCAACAAAGCATTGCAGAACTCAACGATATTATCACCCGTATGAAACATATTAATGCCCAATCGGCGGACGCTTCATCCAAAGTCAATGATCTGAAAGAAAAATCGATCACCATTCACAATGTCACGACTGTCATTGATGATATTGCCGATCAAACCAACCTGCTTGCACTCAATGCCGCCATCGAAGCAGCACGTGCAGGTGAGCATGGGCGTGGTTTTGCCGTGGTGGCGGATGAAGTGCGCAATCTAGCAGAGCGCACCTCCCAATCAACCAGTGAAGTCACCCTCATTATAAAACAGATTCAACACGACACCAATGAAGTATACACTAGCATCGAAACCCTGCGCCAAGAGATAGAACAAGCATCCCATACCGTGCAACATGTGGGCGATGAGATTAAACATTTTATTAGCAATGCAGAAAAGATTGAGCACCAAATCGGAACCATTGCACAGAGTTCAGATTATAACAGCGAGCAGTTGCTGGACATTAAAGAGATGATCTTAAAGATGCGTGAACAGCTCGAATCGGGTACTCAAGAGATGAAAGCCATCTCAGGACAGACACAAGCGATCATCCTAGGATCTGAAGAGGCGCATGAAAACCTCAGCGCATTTGCGATGGATGAGTACCATGAAAAAATGTATCAGCGTTGTTTAAATGCCAAAACGCGCGTTGAAGCGCTTTTTGAAAATGCCATTGAGAGTGGAAAACTCACCCTTGAAGCCATTTTTGATACCCGTTTTAAACCAATCCCCAATACCAATCCTCAAAAATACACGACCGCATACGATGCGTTTACCGACCAAACTTTCCCCGATATTGTGGATACGTTGATGAAAGAGAATACGCAAACGCTTTTTTACGCGGTCGCCATGCACACATCAGGCTACATCTCCACCCATAACGCGCGTGCACCGCTTACAGGCAATTATGAAAAAGATCTCTTTGGCAACCGCTCCAAACGCATCTTCACCGACAGTGGTATTAGAGGTGCGAACCATGAAAAGCGCGTGCTACTTCAGACCTATCGTCGGGAAAATGGCGATGTTATGCATGATATTTCGATCCCCATCTACATTAAGGGGCGTCATTGGGGTGGCTTTAGAATAGGCTACAAACCCAAAGCGTAA
- the galU gene encoding UTP--glucose-1-phosphate uridylyltransferase GalU yields the protein MSSISKYSKINSLKSVKKCLFPAAGYGTRFLPATKAMPKEMLPVLTKPLIQYGVEEAVSAGIDTMAIVTGRGKRAIEDHFDVSYELEHQIKGTSKESYLTEIRNLIDNCTFSYTRQVEMKGLGHAILTGKTLIGDEPFAVILADDLCDNNDEDPVLKQMVEVYEKYRCCVVAIEEVPKEETNKYGVIDGKIVDGNESVLRVSNMVEKPDPKDAPTNLAIIGRYILTPDIFDVIENTKPGKGGEIQITDALLELAQQGKVIAYKFQGKRFDCGSIEGFVEATNYFHDKAK from the coding sequence GTGTCGAGTATCTCAAAATATAGCAAAATTAATAGTTTAAAATCCGTCAAAAAATGCCTTTTCCCAGCCGCAGGCTATGGAACACGCTTTTTACCAGCCACCAAAGCGATGCCAAAAGAGATGTTACCCGTTCTTACCAAGCCTTTGATTCAGTATGGTGTTGAAGAAGCCGTGAGTGCGGGTATCGATACGATGGCGATTGTTACAGGTCGTGGTAAACGAGCGATTGAAGATCACTTTGATGTGAGTTATGAGTTGGAACACCAAATCAAGGGAACCTCGAAAGAGAGTTACCTGACTGAAATTAGAAATTTGATCGATAATTGTACGTTTAGTTACACCAGACAAGTGGAGATGAAAGGTTTGGGTCACGCGATCCTTACAGGCAAAACGTTGATTGGAGATGAGCCGTTTGCGGTTATTTTGGCGGATGACTTATGTGATAATAACGATGAAGACCCTGTGCTTAAACAGATGGTCGAAGTGTATGAAAAATACCGTTGTTGTGTCGTTGCCATTGAAGAAGTGCCTAAAGAAGAGACGAATAAATACGGTGTGATTGATGGCAAAATTGTGGATGGCAATGAGTCCGTGCTTCGTGTTTCCAACATGGTGGAAAAACCAGATCCTAAAGATGCGCCAACGAATTTGGCGATCATTGGTCGTTACATTTTAACGCCCGATATTTTTGATGTGATTGAAAACACCAAACCGGGAAAAGGTGGCGAAATTCAGATCACCGATGCACTTTTGGAACTGGCACAACAAGGTAAAGTTATTGCGTATAAATTCCAAGGAAAACGGTTTGATTGTGGCTCCATCGAGGGCTTTGTTGAAGCAACCAATTACTTCCACGATAAAGCAAAATAA
- a CDS encoding CTP synthase encodes MSNHETKYIFITGGVLSSLGKGIAAASISTLLKNVGFKVSILKADPYINVDPGTMSPLEHGEVFVTDDGAETDLDLGHYERFLDENLTQANNFTTGRVYSAVIEKERRGDYLGKTIQVIPHIVDEIANRIKEAGRGQDILIVEIGGTVGDIEGLPFLEAIRSLKSELGKRRAMNIHLTLVPFIKAAGELKTKPTQHSVQELRRIGITPDMLICRSEYPLPKELKNKLAFSCGVERNSVIECLDATTIYQVPLSFLKENILVPISEALNLGDLTPHMDEWDILVKRVIAPRDELMIAFVGKYLDLKESYKSLTESLIHAGANLNAKVKIRWVDSEMIEEKGCEEILSDVDGILVAGGFGERGVVGKMASIRYAREHNIPYLGICLGMQLAMIEFARNVLHIEDANSAEFDATCKNPIIYLIDSFMDASGQKQLRTFQSPLGGTMRLGGYECETKEGSLLRSVYDGAKVIRERHRHRYEANPAYREAFEKAGLIISGESEGLIEAVELKGHPWFLGVQFHPEFTSRLTNPNKTILGFAKAALLQRQNG; translated from the coding sequence ATGTCCAATCACGAAACGAAGTATATTTTTATAACCGGAGGCGTTTTAAGCTCTCTTGGTAAAGGCATAGCAGCGGCGAGTATCTCCACACTTTTAAAAAATGTTGGCTTTAAAGTCAGCATCCTAAAAGCTGACCCTTACATCAATGTCGATCCAGGAACAATGAGTCCTTTGGAGCACGGCGAAGTTTTTGTCACCGATGATGGCGCCGAGACCGATCTTGATCTTGGGCATTATGAGCGTTTCCTTGATGAAAATCTTACCCAAGCGAACAACTTCACCACAGGACGTGTTTACTCGGCGGTTATTGAAAAAGAGCGCAGAGGCGATTACCTTGGTAAAACGATTCAAGTGATTCCTCACATTGTGGATGAGATTGCAAACCGCATCAAAGAAGCGGGTCGTGGTCAAGATATTTTGATCGTCGAGATCGGTGGAACCGTTGGCGACATCGAAGGACTTCCTTTTTTAGAGGCGATTCGTTCCCTTAAAAGCGAGCTTGGCAAACGCAGAGCCATGAATATTCATCTTACCTTGGTTCCTTTTATTAAAGCTGCGGGTGAACTTAAAACCAAACCAACCCAACACTCGGTTCAAGAGCTCCGTCGTATTGGTATCACGCCTGATATGTTGATCTGCCGCTCTGAATACCCGCTTCCAAAAGAGCTGAAAAACAAGCTAGCATTTTCATGTGGCGTTGAGCGCAATTCCGTCATTGAGTGTCTGGATGCTACGACCATTTATCAAGTACCCCTTAGTTTTCTTAAAGAGAACATTTTAGTACCGATTTCAGAAGCACTGAATCTGGGTGATCTTACACCGCATATGGATGAGTGGGATATCTTGGTCAAACGTGTCATAGCACCTCGTGATGAGCTCATGATCGCCTTTGTAGGTAAGTACCTTGATCTGAAAGAGTCATACAAATCACTCACTGAATCATTGATTCACGCAGGGGCAAATCTCAATGCCAAAGTGAAAATTCGCTGGGTTGATTCTGAGATGATCGAAGAAAAAGGGTGTGAAGAGATACTCTCCGATGTCGATGGCATTTTGGTTGCGGGCGGTTTTGGTGAGCGTGGTGTTGTGGGTAAAATGGCTTCTATCCGTTATGCAAGGGAGCACAACATTCCTTACCTTGGGATCTGCCTTGGAATGCAACTTGCGATGATCGAATTTGCACGCAATGTTCTGCACATTGAAGATGCTAATTCGGCAGAATTTGATGCTACATGTAAAAATCCTATTATCTATTTGATCGACTCATTTATGGATGCAAGCGGTCAAAAACAGCTTCGTACGTTCCAAAGTCCATTAGGCGGTACCATGCGTTTGGGCGGTTATGAGTGCGAAACCAAAGAGGGTTCGCTGCTCCGGTCTGTTTATGATGGCGCTAAAGTGATTCGTGAGCGTCATCGCCACCGATATGAAGCCAACCCTGCGTATCGCGAAGCGTTTGAAAAAGCGGGTCTCATCATCAGTGGCGAGAGCGAAGGCTTGATCGAAGCGGTGGAGCTTAAAGGGCATCCATGGTTTTTGGGTGTTCAATTTCACCCTGAGTTTACATCACGTTTAACAAACCCAAACAAAACCATTTTAGGTTTTGCGAAAGCGGCTTTGTTACAACGTCAAAATGGCTAG